Proteins encoded together in one Telopea speciosissima isolate NSW1024214 ecotype Mountain lineage chromosome 6, Tspe_v1, whole genome shotgun sequence window:
- the LOC122664230 gene encoding uncharacterized protein LOC122664230 isoform X1: MASLTIPSSPNSFQLRLGFSCRKSSLTFPRTHFRTNSNRRVRCLAAAGSAANEGDKSDRSPSGNSWTNSDKSNDNFSGWFGADSGGSQRKGGFGGIIGVGVAGVILAAGLTFASISLSKRSTSGMKPQMEPLTVQQEVSLASGDQDDGVEVVRNEDDTVVPDEGSLDGDHIPESNTGIIKDSCSYSEITEATSESSIDDNINVGTSLIEKVDSASSGIDATTNASSQADLQFRPPVDEILTPYSSNLRSPRMPEYNVVDESSDTSNFKESGGGPGAALPELAMELSVVNHVNPSVPDVDSTDLDSDHQEGITVVREIENSKVPLDVSGSGQHTPDEPLALDNSITPKSDVIPDSQVESKDVMDTVTSLSIKEDLSLSITLLVPNEGITSTLEENTLDDAGPPGKASLSILADPNANEPSTDDYNEIERNKELIASPIPEGSFSSAGIPAPSLVSAALQVPPGKVLVPAVVDQVQGQAFAALQVLKVIEADVQPGDLCTRREYARWLVSASSVLSKNTGSKVYPAMYIENVTDLAFDDITPEDPDFPSIQGLAEAGLVSSKLSRRDMLSSIDEEPTPFFFSPESPLSRQDLVSWKMALDKKQLPEVDREIMYQHSGFIDIDKINPDAWPALVADLSAGEQGIMALAFGYTRLFQPDKPVTKAQAAISLAIGEAADIVSEELTRIEAESMAETAVAAHSALVAEVEKDVNATFEKELAMEKEKIDAVEKLAEEARLELERLRADREEENSALLRGRAAVEAEMEVLSQLRHEVEEQLQILMSNKMEISFERERIDKLRKEAESENQAIVRLQYELEVERKALSMARAWAEDEAKRAREQVKAIEEARERWERHGIKVVVDSDLQDDANVGVTWLEAGKQSAVETVNRAEKLADKLKAMAHDLKGNGKAVVEKIIQKIISLIAVLKQWATEAAKRTGEFQGAAVLKVSESTQKLQQNAAEFSSSLQDGAKRTVGDCREGVEKLQDGAKRIVGDCREGVEKLTQKFKT; encoded by the exons ATGGCATCTTTGACCATTCCTTCGTCGCCGAATTCGTTTCAGCTTAGACTAGGGTTTAGTTGCAGGAAATCTTCCTTGACCTTTCCACGGACGCATTTTCGTACGAATTCAAATCGTCGAGTTCGTTGCCTAGCTGCCGCTGGAAGTGCGGCGAATGAGGGTGATAAGTCTGACCGGAGTCCTAGTGGAAATTCATGGACAAATTCTGACAAGTCGAATGATAATTTCTCTGGATGGTTTGGTGCGGATTCCGGTGGCTCGCAGCGGAAGGGAGGGTTCGGAG GGATTATTGGAGTAGGCGTAGCTGGAGTGATTCTTGCAGCTGGACTTACTTTTGCAAGCATATCTCTAAGCAAAAGGAGCACTTCTG GAATGAAACCACAGATGGAGCCTCTTACTGTGCAGCAGGAAGTATCGTTAGCCTCTGGTGATCAGGATGATGGAGTTGAAGTGGTCAGAAATGAGGACGACACTGTGGTGCCTGATGAGGGAAGCTTAGATGGTGATCATATTCCTGAAAGCAATACAGGTATAATCAAGGATTCTTGTTCATATTCAGAAATTACTGAAGCTACTTCTGAAAGCAGTATTGATGATAATATTAATGTGGGGACTTCATTAATAGAAAAAGTTGATTCGGCCTCCAGTGGTATTGATGCCACTACAAATGCTTCCAGTCAAGCAGATTTGCAATTTAGACCACCTGTTGATGAAATATTGACACCTTACAGCTCTAATCTGAGATCACCTAGAATGCCTGAATACAATGTAGTCGATGAGTCTTCTGATACTTCCAACTTTAAGGAGTCAGGAGGTGGCCCAGGTGCTGCTCTGCCAGAATTGGCTATGGAACTCAGTGTTGTCAACCATGTTAACCCATCTGTTCCAGATGTTGATTCAACAGATCTTGATTCCGACCATCAGGAGGGAATTACTGTAGTGAGGGAAATAGAAAATTCCAAGGTTCCTTTGGATGTTTCTGGTTCTGGCCAACATACTCCTGACGAGCCTTTAGCTTTGGATAATTCAATCACTCCAAAATCGGATGTGATTCCAGATTCCCAGGTTGAGTCCAAAGATGTAATGGACACTGTAACCTCTCTTTCAATCAAAGAAGATCTGAGCCTCAGCATAACACTGCTGGTTCCAAATGAGGGCATTACTTCAACTCTAGAAGAGAATACTCTAGATGATGCTGGGCCACCTGGAAAAGCCTCTCTGTCAATCTTAGCTGATCCAAATGCAAATGAACCCAGTACAGATGATTATAATGAgattgaaagaaacaaagagtTAATTGCGTCACCAATACCTGAGGGTTCCTTCTCCTCTGCTGGTATACCTGCTCCATCATTAGTTTCTGCAGCTCTACAGGTTCCACCTGGCAAGGTTTTGGTTCCTGCAGTTGTTGATCAAGTTCAGGGGCAGGCATTCGCAGCATTGCAAGTTTTGAAG GTTATTGAGGCTGATGTTCAACCTGGCGATCTATGCACTCGCCGTGAGTATGCTCGTTGGTTGGTTTCTGCAAGCAGTGTTCTTTCGAA GAACACAGGTTCAAAAGTATATCCTGCAATGTACATTGAGAATGTTACGGATCTTGCATTTGATGATATTACACCTGAAGATCCTGATTTTCCATCCATTCAAG GCCTGGCAGAAGCTGGACTTGTCTCAAGTAAGCTTTCGAGACGTGATATGCTTTCTTCTATAGATGAAGAGCCaacacccttcttcttctctccagaAAG CCCCTTGTCTCGTCAGGATCTTGTGAGCTGGAAGATGGCCCTAGACAAAAAGCAACTACCAGAAGTTGACAGAGAG ATCATGTATCAACATTCTGGCTTTATAGACATTGATAAGATAAACCCAGATGCGTGGCCTGCTCTTGTAGCTGACCTATCTGCTGGAGAACAGGGAATCATGGCACTAGCCTTTG GTTACACAAGACTTTTTCAGCCGGATAAGCCTGTCACAAAAGCTCAAGCTGCTATTTCTCTTGCCATTGGTGAAGCTGCTGACATTGTCAGTGAGGAGCTCACACGTATCGAAGCAGAGTCAATGGCTGAAACTGCTGTTGCAGCACATAGTGCTTTAGTTGCAGAAGTTGAAAAGGATGTCAATGCAACTTTTGAAAAGGAACTCGCTATGGAGAAGGAAAAGATAGATGCTGTTGAAAAGTTGGCTGAGGAGGCAAGACTGGAGTTGGAGAGGTTAAGAGCTGACAGAGAGGAAGAAAATAGTGCTCTATTGAGAGGACGAGCTGCTGTTGAGGCAGAAATGGAAGTTCTGTCACAGTTAAGGCATGAGGTGGAGGAGCAGTTGCAGATCCTTATGAGCAACAAGATGGAGATATCATTTGAAAGAGAAAGGATTGACAAGCTTAGGAAGGAAGCTGAAAGTGAAAACCAAGCAATTGTCCGTCTACAATATGAACTGGAGGTTGAGCGGAAAGCGTTGTCCATGGCCAG GGCTTGGGCGGAAGACGAAGCAAAAAGAGCGAGGGAGCAAGTGAAAGCTATAGAGGAAGCTAGAGAACGTTGGGAGAGGCATGGCATTAAAGTTGTTGTCGACAGCGACCTCCAAGATGATGCCAATGTTGGCGTTACATGGCTTGAGGCAGGAAAACAGTCTGCAGTTGAAACTGTGAACCGGGCTGAGAAATTGGCGGACAAACTCAAGGCTATGGCACATGACCTGAAAGGTAATGGCAAAGCAGTAGTCGAGAAGATAATCCAAAAGATAATCTCCTTGATTGCTGTTTTAAAGCAGTGGGCCACCGAAGCTGCCAAACGAACTGGAGAGTTCCAAGGGGCTGCTGTTTTGAAGGTGAGTGAATCCACACAGAAGTTGCAGCAAAACGCAGCTGAATTTAGTTCTTCCCTTCAGGATGGTGCAAAGAGGACTGTAGGAGACTGCAGGGAAGGAGTAGAGAAA CTTCAGGATGGTGCAAAGAGGATTGTAGGAGACTGCAGGGAAGGAGTAGAGAAACTCACTCAGAAGTTCAAGACATGA
- the LOC122664230 gene encoding uncharacterized protein LOC122664230 isoform X4 produces MASLTIPSSPNSFQLRLGFSCRKSSLTFPRTHFRTNSNRRVRCLAAAGSAANEGDKSDRSPSGNSWTNSDKSNDNFSGWFGADSGGSQRKGGFGGIIGVGVAGVILAAGLTFASISLSKRSTSGMKPQMEPLTVQQEVSLASGDQDDGVEVVRNEDDTVVPDEGSLDGDHIPESNTDSQVESKDVMDTVTSLSIKEDLSLSITLLVPNEGITSTLEENTLDDAGPPGKASLSILADPNANEPSTDDYNEIERNKELIASPIPEGSFSSAGIPAPSLVSAALQVPPGKVLVPAVVDQVQGQAFAALQVLKVIEADVQPGDLCTRREYARWLVSASSVLSKNTGSKVYPAMYIENVTDLAFDDITPEDPDFPSIQGLAEAGLVSSKLSRRDMLSSIDEEPTPFFFSPESPLSRQDLVSWKMALDKKQLPEVDREIMYQHSGFIDIDKINPDAWPALVADLSAGEQGIMALAFGYTRLFQPDKPVTKAQAAISLAIGEAADIVSEELTRIEAESMAETAVAAHSALVAEVEKDVNATFEKELAMEKEKIDAVEKLAEEARLELERLRADREEENSALLRGRAAVEAEMEVLSQLRHEVEEQLQILMSNKMEISFERERIDKLRKEAESENQAIVRLQYELEVERKALSMARAWAEDEAKRAREQVKAIEEARERWERHGIKVVVDSDLQDDANVGVTWLEAGKQSAVETVNRAEKLADKLKAMAHDLKGNGKAVVEKIIQKIISLIAVLKQWATEAAKRTGEFQGAAVLKVSESTQKLQQNAAEFSSSLQDGAKRTVGDCREGVEKLQDGAKRIVGDCREGVEKLTQKFKT; encoded by the exons ATGGCATCTTTGACCATTCCTTCGTCGCCGAATTCGTTTCAGCTTAGACTAGGGTTTAGTTGCAGGAAATCTTCCTTGACCTTTCCACGGACGCATTTTCGTACGAATTCAAATCGTCGAGTTCGTTGCCTAGCTGCCGCTGGAAGTGCGGCGAATGAGGGTGATAAGTCTGACCGGAGTCCTAGTGGAAATTCATGGACAAATTCTGACAAGTCGAATGATAATTTCTCTGGATGGTTTGGTGCGGATTCCGGTGGCTCGCAGCGGAAGGGAGGGTTCGGAG GGATTATTGGAGTAGGCGTAGCTGGAGTGATTCTTGCAGCTGGACTTACTTTTGCAAGCATATCTCTAAGCAAAAGGAGCACTTCTG GAATGAAACCACAGATGGAGCCTCTTACTGTGCAGCAGGAAGTATCGTTAGCCTCTGGTGATCAGGATGATGGAGTTGAAGTGGTCAGAAATGAGGACGACACTGTGGTGCCTGATGAGGGAAGCTTAGATGGTGATCATATTCCTGAAAGCAATACAG ATTCCCAGGTTGAGTCCAAAGATGTAATGGACACTGTAACCTCTCTTTCAATCAAAGAAGATCTGAGCCTCAGCATAACACTGCTGGTTCCAAATGAGGGCATTACTTCAACTCTAGAAGAGAATACTCTAGATGATGCTGGGCCACCTGGAAAAGCCTCTCTGTCAATCTTAGCTGATCCAAATGCAAATGAACCCAGTACAGATGATTATAATGAgattgaaagaaacaaagagtTAATTGCGTCACCAATACCTGAGGGTTCCTTCTCCTCTGCTGGTATACCTGCTCCATCATTAGTTTCTGCAGCTCTACAGGTTCCACCTGGCAAGGTTTTGGTTCCTGCAGTTGTTGATCAAGTTCAGGGGCAGGCATTCGCAGCATTGCAAGTTTTGAAG GTTATTGAGGCTGATGTTCAACCTGGCGATCTATGCACTCGCCGTGAGTATGCTCGTTGGTTGGTTTCTGCAAGCAGTGTTCTTTCGAA GAACACAGGTTCAAAAGTATATCCTGCAATGTACATTGAGAATGTTACGGATCTTGCATTTGATGATATTACACCTGAAGATCCTGATTTTCCATCCATTCAAG GCCTGGCAGAAGCTGGACTTGTCTCAAGTAAGCTTTCGAGACGTGATATGCTTTCTTCTATAGATGAAGAGCCaacacccttcttcttctctccagaAAG CCCCTTGTCTCGTCAGGATCTTGTGAGCTGGAAGATGGCCCTAGACAAAAAGCAACTACCAGAAGTTGACAGAGAG ATCATGTATCAACATTCTGGCTTTATAGACATTGATAAGATAAACCCAGATGCGTGGCCTGCTCTTGTAGCTGACCTATCTGCTGGAGAACAGGGAATCATGGCACTAGCCTTTG GTTACACAAGACTTTTTCAGCCGGATAAGCCTGTCACAAAAGCTCAAGCTGCTATTTCTCTTGCCATTGGTGAAGCTGCTGACATTGTCAGTGAGGAGCTCACACGTATCGAAGCAGAGTCAATGGCTGAAACTGCTGTTGCAGCACATAGTGCTTTAGTTGCAGAAGTTGAAAAGGATGTCAATGCAACTTTTGAAAAGGAACTCGCTATGGAGAAGGAAAAGATAGATGCTGTTGAAAAGTTGGCTGAGGAGGCAAGACTGGAGTTGGAGAGGTTAAGAGCTGACAGAGAGGAAGAAAATAGTGCTCTATTGAGAGGACGAGCTGCTGTTGAGGCAGAAATGGAAGTTCTGTCACAGTTAAGGCATGAGGTGGAGGAGCAGTTGCAGATCCTTATGAGCAACAAGATGGAGATATCATTTGAAAGAGAAAGGATTGACAAGCTTAGGAAGGAAGCTGAAAGTGAAAACCAAGCAATTGTCCGTCTACAATATGAACTGGAGGTTGAGCGGAAAGCGTTGTCCATGGCCAG GGCTTGGGCGGAAGACGAAGCAAAAAGAGCGAGGGAGCAAGTGAAAGCTATAGAGGAAGCTAGAGAACGTTGGGAGAGGCATGGCATTAAAGTTGTTGTCGACAGCGACCTCCAAGATGATGCCAATGTTGGCGTTACATGGCTTGAGGCAGGAAAACAGTCTGCAGTTGAAACTGTGAACCGGGCTGAGAAATTGGCGGACAAACTCAAGGCTATGGCACATGACCTGAAAGGTAATGGCAAAGCAGTAGTCGAGAAGATAATCCAAAAGATAATCTCCTTGATTGCTGTTTTAAAGCAGTGGGCCACCGAAGCTGCCAAACGAACTGGAGAGTTCCAAGGGGCTGCTGTTTTGAAGGTGAGTGAATCCACACAGAAGTTGCAGCAAAACGCAGCTGAATTTAGTTCTTCCCTTCAGGATGGTGCAAAGAGGACTGTAGGAGACTGCAGGGAAGGAGTAGAGAAA CTTCAGGATGGTGCAAAGAGGATTGTAGGAGACTGCAGGGAAGGAGTAGAGAAACTCACTCAGAAGTTCAAGACATGA
- the LOC122664230 gene encoding uncharacterized protein LOC122664230 isoform X5 has product MASLTIPSSPNSFQLRLGFSCRKSSLTFPRTHFRTNSNRRVRCLAAAGSAANEGDKSDRSPSGNSWTNSDKSNDNFSGWFGADSGGSQRKGGFGGIIGVGVAGVILAAGLTFASISLSKRSTSGMKPQMEPLTVQQEVSLASGDQDDGVEVVRNEDDTVVPDEGSLDGDHIPESNTALQVPPGKVLVPAVVDQVQGQAFAALQVLKVIEADVQPGDLCTRREYARWLVSASSVLSKNTGSKVYPAMYIENVTDLAFDDITPEDPDFPSIQGLAEAGLVSSKLSRRDMLSSIDEEPTPFFFSPESPLSRQDLVSWKMALDKKQLPEVDREIMYQHSGFIDIDKINPDAWPALVADLSAGEQGIMALAFGYTRLFQPDKPVTKAQAAISLAIGEAADIVSEELTRIEAESMAETAVAAHSALVAEVEKDVNATFEKELAMEKEKIDAVEKLAEEARLELERLRADREEENSALLRGRAAVEAEMEVLSQLRHEVEEQLQILMSNKMEISFERERIDKLRKEAESENQAIVRLQYELEVERKALSMARAWAEDEAKRAREQVKAIEEARERWERHGIKVVVDSDLQDDANVGVTWLEAGKQSAVETVNRAEKLADKLKAMAHDLKGNGKAVVEKIIQKIISLIAVLKQWATEAAKRTGEFQGAAVLKVSESTQKLQQNAAEFSSSLQDGAKRTVGDCREGVEKLQDGAKRIVGDCREGVEKLTQKFKT; this is encoded by the exons ATGGCATCTTTGACCATTCCTTCGTCGCCGAATTCGTTTCAGCTTAGACTAGGGTTTAGTTGCAGGAAATCTTCCTTGACCTTTCCACGGACGCATTTTCGTACGAATTCAAATCGTCGAGTTCGTTGCCTAGCTGCCGCTGGAAGTGCGGCGAATGAGGGTGATAAGTCTGACCGGAGTCCTAGTGGAAATTCATGGACAAATTCTGACAAGTCGAATGATAATTTCTCTGGATGGTTTGGTGCGGATTCCGGTGGCTCGCAGCGGAAGGGAGGGTTCGGAG GGATTATTGGAGTAGGCGTAGCTGGAGTGATTCTTGCAGCTGGACTTACTTTTGCAAGCATATCTCTAAGCAAAAGGAGCACTTCTG GAATGAAACCACAGATGGAGCCTCTTACTGTGCAGCAGGAAGTATCGTTAGCCTCTGGTGATCAGGATGATGGAGTTGAAGTGGTCAGAAATGAGGACGACACTGTGGTGCCTGATGAGGGAAGCTTAGATGGTGATCATATTCCTGAAAGCAATACAG CTCTACAGGTTCCACCTGGCAAGGTTTTGGTTCCTGCAGTTGTTGATCAAGTTCAGGGGCAGGCATTCGCAGCATTGCAAGTTTTGAAG GTTATTGAGGCTGATGTTCAACCTGGCGATCTATGCACTCGCCGTGAGTATGCTCGTTGGTTGGTTTCTGCAAGCAGTGTTCTTTCGAA GAACACAGGTTCAAAAGTATATCCTGCAATGTACATTGAGAATGTTACGGATCTTGCATTTGATGATATTACACCTGAAGATCCTGATTTTCCATCCATTCAAG GCCTGGCAGAAGCTGGACTTGTCTCAAGTAAGCTTTCGAGACGTGATATGCTTTCTTCTATAGATGAAGAGCCaacacccttcttcttctctccagaAAG CCCCTTGTCTCGTCAGGATCTTGTGAGCTGGAAGATGGCCCTAGACAAAAAGCAACTACCAGAAGTTGACAGAGAG ATCATGTATCAACATTCTGGCTTTATAGACATTGATAAGATAAACCCAGATGCGTGGCCTGCTCTTGTAGCTGACCTATCTGCTGGAGAACAGGGAATCATGGCACTAGCCTTTG GTTACACAAGACTTTTTCAGCCGGATAAGCCTGTCACAAAAGCTCAAGCTGCTATTTCTCTTGCCATTGGTGAAGCTGCTGACATTGTCAGTGAGGAGCTCACACGTATCGAAGCAGAGTCAATGGCTGAAACTGCTGTTGCAGCACATAGTGCTTTAGTTGCAGAAGTTGAAAAGGATGTCAATGCAACTTTTGAAAAGGAACTCGCTATGGAGAAGGAAAAGATAGATGCTGTTGAAAAGTTGGCTGAGGAGGCAAGACTGGAGTTGGAGAGGTTAAGAGCTGACAGAGAGGAAGAAAATAGTGCTCTATTGAGAGGACGAGCTGCTGTTGAGGCAGAAATGGAAGTTCTGTCACAGTTAAGGCATGAGGTGGAGGAGCAGTTGCAGATCCTTATGAGCAACAAGATGGAGATATCATTTGAAAGAGAAAGGATTGACAAGCTTAGGAAGGAAGCTGAAAGTGAAAACCAAGCAATTGTCCGTCTACAATATGAACTGGAGGTTGAGCGGAAAGCGTTGTCCATGGCCAG GGCTTGGGCGGAAGACGAAGCAAAAAGAGCGAGGGAGCAAGTGAAAGCTATAGAGGAAGCTAGAGAACGTTGGGAGAGGCATGGCATTAAAGTTGTTGTCGACAGCGACCTCCAAGATGATGCCAATGTTGGCGTTACATGGCTTGAGGCAGGAAAACAGTCTGCAGTTGAAACTGTGAACCGGGCTGAGAAATTGGCGGACAAACTCAAGGCTATGGCACATGACCTGAAAGGTAATGGCAAAGCAGTAGTCGAGAAGATAATCCAAAAGATAATCTCCTTGATTGCTGTTTTAAAGCAGTGGGCCACCGAAGCTGCCAAACGAACTGGAGAGTTCCAAGGGGCTGCTGTTTTGAAGGTGAGTGAATCCACACAGAAGTTGCAGCAAAACGCAGCTGAATTTAGTTCTTCCCTTCAGGATGGTGCAAAGAGGACTGTAGGAGACTGCAGGGAAGGAGTAGAGAAA CTTCAGGATGGTGCAAAGAGGATTGTAGGAGACTGCAGGGAAGGAGTAGAGAAACTCACTCAGAAGTTCAAGACATGA
- the LOC122664230 gene encoding uncharacterized protein LOC122664230 isoform X3, translating to MVWCGFRWLAAEGRVRSLLSGIIGVGVAGVILAAGLTFASISLSKRSTSGMKPQMEPLTVQQEVSLASGDQDDGVEVVRNEDDTVVPDEGSLDGDHIPESNTGIIKDSCSYSEITEATSESSIDDNINVGTSLIEKVDSASSGIDATTNASSQADLQFRPPVDEILTPYSSNLRSPRMPEYNVVDESSDTSNFKESGGGPGAALPELAMELSVVNHVNPSVPDVDSTDLDSDHQEGITVVREIENSKVPLDVSGSGQHTPDEPLALDNSITPKSDVIPDSQVESKDVMDTVTSLSIKEDLSLSITLLVPNEGITSTLEENTLDDAGPPGKASLSILADPNANEPSTDDYNEIERNKELIASPIPEGSFSSAGIPAPSLVSAALQVPPGKVLVPAVVDQVQGQAFAALQVLKVIEADVQPGDLCTRREYARWLVSASSVLSKNTGSKVYPAMYIENVTDLAFDDITPEDPDFPSIQGLAEAGLVSSKLSRRDMLSSIDEEPTPFFFSPESPLSRQDLVSWKMALDKKQLPEVDREIMYQHSGFIDIDKINPDAWPALVADLSAGEQGIMALAFGYTRLFQPDKPVTKAQAAISLAIGEAADIVSEELTRIEAESMAETAVAAHSALVAEVEKDVNATFEKELAMEKEKIDAVEKLAEEARLELERLRADREEENSALLRGRAAVEAEMEVLSQLRHEVEEQLQILMSNKMEISFERERIDKLRKEAESENQAIVRLQYELEVERKALSMARAWAEDEAKRAREQVKAIEEARERWERHGIKVVVDSDLQDDANVGVTWLEAGKQSAVETVNRAEKLADKLKAMAHDLKGNGKAVVEKIIQKIISLIAVLKQWATEAAKRTGEFQGAAVLKVSESTQKLQQNAAEFSSSLQDGAKRTVGDCREGVEKLQDGAKRIVGDCREGVEKLTQKFKT from the exons ATGGTTTGGTGCGGATTCCGGTGGCTCGCAGCGGAAGGGAGGGTTCGGAG TTTACTTTCAGGGATTATTGGAGTAGGCGTAGCTGGAGTGATTCTTGCAGCTGGACTTACTTTTGCAAGCATATCTCTAAGCAAAAGGAGCACTTCTG GAATGAAACCACAGATGGAGCCTCTTACTGTGCAGCAGGAAGTATCGTTAGCCTCTGGTGATCAGGATGATGGAGTTGAAGTGGTCAGAAATGAGGACGACACTGTGGTGCCTGATGAGGGAAGCTTAGATGGTGATCATATTCCTGAAAGCAATACAGGTATAATCAAGGATTCTTGTTCATATTCAGAAATTACTGAAGCTACTTCTGAAAGCAGTATTGATGATAATATTAATGTGGGGACTTCATTAATAGAAAAAGTTGATTCGGCCTCCAGTGGTATTGATGCCACTACAAATGCTTCCAGTCAAGCAGATTTGCAATTTAGACCACCTGTTGATGAAATATTGACACCTTACAGCTCTAATCTGAGATCACCTAGAATGCCTGAATACAATGTAGTCGATGAGTCTTCTGATACTTCCAACTTTAAGGAGTCAGGAGGTGGCCCAGGTGCTGCTCTGCCAGAATTGGCTATGGAACTCAGTGTTGTCAACCATGTTAACCCATCTGTTCCAGATGTTGATTCAACAGATCTTGATTCCGACCATCAGGAGGGAATTACTGTAGTGAGGGAAATAGAAAATTCCAAGGTTCCTTTGGATGTTTCTGGTTCTGGCCAACATACTCCTGACGAGCCTTTAGCTTTGGATAATTCAATCACTCCAAAATCGGATGTGATTCCAGATTCCCAGGTTGAGTCCAAAGATGTAATGGACACTGTAACCTCTCTTTCAATCAAAGAAGATCTGAGCCTCAGCATAACACTGCTGGTTCCAAATGAGGGCATTACTTCAACTCTAGAAGAGAATACTCTAGATGATGCTGGGCCACCTGGAAAAGCCTCTCTGTCAATCTTAGCTGATCCAAATGCAAATGAACCCAGTACAGATGATTATAATGAgattgaaagaaacaaagagtTAATTGCGTCACCAATACCTGAGGGTTCCTTCTCCTCTGCTGGTATACCTGCTCCATCATTAGTTTCTGCAGCTCTACAGGTTCCACCTGGCAAGGTTTTGGTTCCTGCAGTTGTTGATCAAGTTCAGGGGCAGGCATTCGCAGCATTGCAAGTTTTGAAG GTTATTGAGGCTGATGTTCAACCTGGCGATCTATGCACTCGCCGTGAGTATGCTCGTTGGTTGGTTTCTGCAAGCAGTGTTCTTTCGAA GAACACAGGTTCAAAAGTATATCCTGCAATGTACATTGAGAATGTTACGGATCTTGCATTTGATGATATTACACCTGAAGATCCTGATTTTCCATCCATTCAAG GCCTGGCAGAAGCTGGACTTGTCTCAAGTAAGCTTTCGAGACGTGATATGCTTTCTTCTATAGATGAAGAGCCaacacccttcttcttctctccagaAAG CCCCTTGTCTCGTCAGGATCTTGTGAGCTGGAAGATGGCCCTAGACAAAAAGCAACTACCAGAAGTTGACAGAGAG ATCATGTATCAACATTCTGGCTTTATAGACATTGATAAGATAAACCCAGATGCGTGGCCTGCTCTTGTAGCTGACCTATCTGCTGGAGAACAGGGAATCATGGCACTAGCCTTTG GTTACACAAGACTTTTTCAGCCGGATAAGCCTGTCACAAAAGCTCAAGCTGCTATTTCTCTTGCCATTGGTGAAGCTGCTGACATTGTCAGTGAGGAGCTCACACGTATCGAAGCAGAGTCAATGGCTGAAACTGCTGTTGCAGCACATAGTGCTTTAGTTGCAGAAGTTGAAAAGGATGTCAATGCAACTTTTGAAAAGGAACTCGCTATGGAGAAGGAAAAGATAGATGCTGTTGAAAAGTTGGCTGAGGAGGCAAGACTGGAGTTGGAGAGGTTAAGAGCTGACAGAGAGGAAGAAAATAGTGCTCTATTGAGAGGACGAGCTGCTGTTGAGGCAGAAATGGAAGTTCTGTCACAGTTAAGGCATGAGGTGGAGGAGCAGTTGCAGATCCTTATGAGCAACAAGATGGAGATATCATTTGAAAGAGAAAGGATTGACAAGCTTAGGAAGGAAGCTGAAAGTGAAAACCAAGCAATTGTCCGTCTACAATATGAACTGGAGGTTGAGCGGAAAGCGTTGTCCATGGCCAG GGCTTGGGCGGAAGACGAAGCAAAAAGAGCGAGGGAGCAAGTGAAAGCTATAGAGGAAGCTAGAGAACGTTGGGAGAGGCATGGCATTAAAGTTGTTGTCGACAGCGACCTCCAAGATGATGCCAATGTTGGCGTTACATGGCTTGAGGCAGGAAAACAGTCTGCAGTTGAAACTGTGAACCGGGCTGAGAAATTGGCGGACAAACTCAAGGCTATGGCACATGACCTGAAAGGTAATGGCAAAGCAGTAGTCGAGAAGATAATCCAAAAGATAATCTCCTTGATTGCTGTTTTAAAGCAGTGGGCCACCGAAGCTGCCAAACGAACTGGAGAGTTCCAAGGGGCTGCTGTTTTGAAGGTGAGTGAATCCACACAGAAGTTGCAGCAAAACGCAGCTGAATTTAGTTCTTCCCTTCAGGATGGTGCAAAGAGGACTGTAGGAGACTGCAGGGAAGGAGTAGAGAAA CTTCAGGATGGTGCAAAGAGGATTGTAGGAGACTGCAGGGAAGGAGTAGAGAAACTCACTCAGAAGTTCAAGACATGA